In Methanothrix sp., a genomic segment contains:
- a CDS encoding class I SAM-dependent methyltransferase produces MKDRITRHWDGRAKAYDENVRQVIYSPRERRIWQEIFSEAIGSTPLRILDVGTGPGILSNLLSELGHEVTGIDASEGMLKRARSNSFALQNSIQLLQGDGERLPFASGSFDAVVNRYVLWTLPQPEKALAEWQRVLLPGGRLVIIDGTWFDHKSLTAWRQLWRGLSPLLIMLAERRVPCYRELDKDIKRNLWSCNVKRPDIDIEMLSNLGFKDVQVSYDLDRRLLFTLNYLKHGHSGRQFLITGIK; encoded by the coding sequence ATGAAGGATCGGATAACCAGGCATTGGGATGGGAGGGCAAAGGCATATGATGAGAATGTCAGGCAGGTCATATACTCACCCCGGGAGAGGCGCATATGGCAGGAGATCTTCAGTGAAGCTATAGGCAGCACTCCTCTCAGGATTCTTGACGTGGGCACGGGGCCGGGTATTCTGTCTAATCTTCTCTCCGAGCTGGGCCATGAGGTCACGGGCATTGATGCCTCAGAGGGGATGCTCAAGAGGGCCAGATCCAACTCTTTTGCCCTGCAGAACTCAATTCAGCTCCTGCAGGGAGATGGCGAGCGCCTGCCTTTTGCCAGCGGCTCCTTTGATGCTGTGGTCAACAGGTATGTCCTTTGGACCCTGCCCCAGCCGGAAAAGGCTCTGGCCGAATGGCAGAGGGTTCTTCTGCCAGGAGGCCGGCTGGTTATCATTGATGGCACCTGGTTTGACCATAAAAGCCTCACCGCATGGAGGCAGCTATGGCGAGGACTCTCGCCCCTCCTGATCATGCTCGCAGAGAGGAGAGTTCCCTGCTACCGGGAGCTGGACAAGGATATAAAAAGGAACTTGTGGTCCTGCAATGTGAAGAGGCCTGATATCGATATAGAGATGCTCTCGAATCTGGGCTTCAAGGATGTCCAGGTGAGCTATGACCTTGATAGAAGGCTTCTTTTCACCCTCAACTATCTGAAGCATGGACACAGCGGCAGGCAGTTCCTGATCACAGGCATTAAGTGA
- a CDS encoding MFS transporter, translating into MKPRFNILVRNMLIASGSYAAKVKRFSFNARMYLLFVFLTTLNAGIYGVIFNLYILRLGFGEDFLGLILSSSSTAMGLFAIPAAFVCDRLGRKRTLLLSSLLSVFSLLFLYNITSPSLLVLFSVAMGMAGSLSLITGSTFLLENSAREERMYLFSMSSLIYTFSILSGNMIGGSFPGVMAGIFSLEIGGAEAYRLTLYLSLIATTASLLPLIFVTEAKALNGDGIGSQLGIYISIFKSKAVRQMTFFYCLYGIGWGTSLPYFNVYFATVLGADANQIGIFFSISQLFMIFGYFMVPILAERTGRVKLVASVQILSIPFLLLFVHTNNLLLAVIGFVMRYMLMNMANPILNSFKLEIVKPEERSIINSVMWMACYTFVGIGTYAGGMMMAEGYSSMPFLITALLYGVTAVLYYIYFNKLEKSMAL; encoded by the coding sequence GTGAAGCCGCGATTCAATATCCTGGTCAGGAATATGTTGATAGCCTCCGGCAGTTATGCTGCCAAGGTGAAGCGCTTCAGCTTCAATGCCAGAATGTACCTTCTCTTCGTATTCCTCACCACCCTGAATGCGGGGATTTATGGGGTGATATTCAATCTCTACATCCTTCGGCTCGGCTTCGGCGAGGACTTCCTGGGGCTGATCCTCTCCAGCTCCTCGACCGCCATGGGCCTCTTCGCCATACCGGCGGCCTTCGTCTGTGACCGCCTGGGACGGAAGAGGACACTTCTTCTCTCCTCTCTCCTCTCAGTATTCTCCCTTCTATTCCTCTATAACATCACCTCGCCCAGTCTATTGGTGCTCTTCAGTGTGGCAATGGGTATGGCCGGCTCCCTGAGTCTGATCACAGGCTCGACCTTCCTCCTGGAGAACTCGGCAAGAGAGGAGAGGATGTATCTTTTTTCCATGTCCTCGCTCATCTATACCTTCTCCATTCTCTCCGGGAATATGATCGGCGGATCATTTCCCGGCGTTATGGCCGGCATCTTCTCCCTTGAGATCGGTGGGGCAGAAGCCTACCGGCTGACCCTTTATCTCTCCCTCATTGCCACAACTGCATCATTGCTGCCACTGATATTTGTCACTGAGGCCAAGGCACTGAACGGAGATGGTATTGGCAGTCAACTGGGCATCTACATATCCATATTCAAATCAAAAGCTGTCCGGCAGATGACCTTTTTTTACTGCCTGTATGGGATCGGATGGGGAACCTCTCTGCCCTATTTCAATGTATATTTCGCTACTGTGCTGGGGGCGGATGCCAATCAGATCGGCATCTTCTTCTCCATCTCCCAGCTCTTTATGATCTTCGGATACTTCATGGTCCCCATCCTCGCTGAGAGAACGGGTCGGGTGAAGCTGGTGGCATCAGTGCAGATCCTATCCATACCATTCCTCTTATTGTTCGTCCACACCAACAACCTTCTCCTTGCTGTGATTGGATTTGTGATGAGATATATGCTAATGAATATGGCAAACCCAATATTAAACAGCTTCAAGCTGGAGATAGTCAAGCCGGAGGAGAGGTCGATAATAAACAGTGTGATGTGGATGGCCTGCTACACCTTTGTGGGGATTGGCACCTATGCCGGAGGTATGATGATGGCTGAAGGGTATAGCAGTATGCCCTTTCTCATCACCGCCCTGCTCTACGGTGTAACGGCAGTGCTCTATTACATATACTTTAACAAGCTTGAGAAATCGATGGCCTTGTAG
- a CDS encoding ABC transporter permease subunit: MYERSCAAGRENQFVESARALGASESYIMGRHIFPNSIAPLIPMITLGLGSLLLSVSGLSFIGLGVEAGTPELGMMIKNGFAVFPGHPHLVLVPSALIIVCVTGFTLIGDGLRDQLDPRKGNPSSPS; the protein is encoded by the coding sequence ATATATGAGAGGAGCTGCGCAGCAGGCAGAGAAAACCAATTCGTCGAGAGCGCCCGTGCTCTGGGGGCAAGCGAGAGCTACATCATGGGAAGACACATATTTCCCAACTCCATCGCCCCCCTGATACCGATGATCACCTTGGGCCTTGGGAGCTTGCTTCTCAGCGTGAGCGGATTGAGCTTCATAGGATTGGGGGTGGAGGCGGGAACTCCAGAGCTGGGGATGATGATCAAGAACGGATTTGCCGTCTTCCCAGGCCATCCCCATCTGGTTCTTGTGCCCTCTGCATTGATAATCGTCTGCGTGACCGGTTTCACCCTGATCGGCGATGGCCTGCGTGACCAACTGGACCCGAGAAAAGGCAATCCATCCAGTCCATCCTGA
- a CDS encoding pyridoxamine 5'-phosphate oxidase family protein, producing the protein MNIKLSTEIKQMLDENIVYLATSTKDGKPNVVPIGMAHAISENEILIHDMMFKKTRKNLEDNPQVAMSFTDVKRWESFQLKGKARIYTEGDMFEKVLEIMKNSRRHEDLLSEISDPKIKEKFRRMGERHKKSKPKAAVLITVEEIYSNMPESEGE; encoded by the coding sequence ATGAATATAAAACTGAGCACTGAGATTAAACAGATGCTGGATGAAAACATAGTCTACCTGGCGACATCGACCAAAGATGGAAAGCCAAATGTGGTTCCTATCGGTATGGCTCACGCCATAAGCGAGAACGAGATTTTGATTCATGATATGATGTTCAAGAAAACAAGGAAAAACCTGGAAGACAATCCACAGGTTGCCATGTCTTTTACTGATGTGAAACGATGGGAGTCTTTCCAGCTTAAGGGGAAAGCAAGAATCTATACTGAAGGAGATATGTTTGAGAAAGTCCTGGAAATAATGAAGAATTCCCGGAGGCATGAGGATCTTCTCAGCGAGATCAGCGATCCAAAAATTAAGGAGAAATTTAGACGAATGGGCGAGCGGCATAAGAAATCAAAACCGAAGGCAGCAGTTCTAATCACTGTTGAAGAGATCTATTCCAATATGCCGGAGTCAGAGGGTGAATGA
- a CDS encoding CooT family nickel-binding protein, which translates to MCEFTVYLLDDGTGDRQMMAKGILVARRKEGKVLLMDGFGGITPVENATIEEANTLSQEMILKRMN; encoded by the coding sequence ATGTGCGAATTTACAGTATATCTATTGGATGATGGTACAGGAGATCGTCAGATGATGGCAAAAGGCATCCTCGTTGCCAGGAGAAAGGAGGGAAAGGTGCTCTTAATGGATGGCTTCGGGGGCATTACACCAGTGGAGAATGCCACTATCGAGGAGGCGAATACCCTCTCTCAGGAGATGATACTGAAGAGGATGAATTAG
- a CDS encoding AAA family ATPase: MKRIIFSGKGGVGKTTILSNLARLLARDGYKVLVIDCDPSMNLAMSLGISLDDIVSLADDSAHLREMLGSHMEEHDEHEMECTEEDLHEFILPAADGVRLIVMGTIPFGGAGCLCAPISLVRLLVNYLASDTEEYDFIFVDSQAGVEIFGRGLASEFDLSFVITEPTPKSLEVAKHGLKLAGDLGVKRQIVVVNKVEVDGDLQTAKRELDGNAQQIMSVSYDREVVEADKKGALLLDYSPQFSSLQDIMKVKQFMLSVE; encoded by the coding sequence ATGAAACGGATCATCTTCTCAGGAAAGGGTGGTGTGGGCAAGACCACCATCCTCTCCAATCTGGCCAGGCTGCTGGCCCGGGATGGCTATAAAGTGCTGGTCATAGACTGCGATCCGAGCATGAACCTGGCCATGTCCCTGGGCATCTCGCTCGACGATATAGTCTCCCTGGCAGATGATAGCGCCCATCTCCGGGAGATGCTCGGCTCACATATGGAGGAGCATGATGAGCATGAGATGGAGTGCACTGAAGAGGATCTTCACGAGTTCATCCTCCCGGCAGCAGACGGAGTGAGGCTGATAGTGATGGGAACGATCCCCTTCGGCGGCGCCGGGTGCCTGTGCGCCCCCATATCCCTGGTCAGGCTGCTGGTGAACTACCTGGCATCCGACACTGAGGAGTACGACTTCATCTTTGTCGACTCTCAGGCCGGGGTGGAGATCTTCGGCCGGGGGCTGGCCTCGGAGTTTGACCTCTCCTTCGTCATCACTGAGCCCACCCCCAAGTCCTTGGAGGTGGCAAAGCACGGCCTGAAGCTGGCGGGGGATCTGGGCGTCAAGAGGCAGATCGTGGTGGTGAACAAGGTAGAGGTCGATGGGGACCTTCAAACAGCAAAAAGAGAGCTTGATGGAAACGCTCAGCAGATAATGTCTGTGAGCTATGATCGAGAGGTGGTGGAGGCGGACAAGAAAGGAGCATTGCTCCTCGATTATTCCCCTCAGTTCAGCTCCCTTCAGGATATCATGAAAGTGAAGCAGTTCATGCTTTCGGTGGAATAA
- a CDS encoding DUF4198 domain-containing protein — translation MQERNLSLMIQGHEIWLERSKIEKDDVELFLVYGHNMRQDGVADISRFSPFVFRPDGSRGEAVLSAGDDRHSMRFKAENAGHYTAFVDMGTTVWSQTKDGYNQGPKFQFKDVIYAGAYNQMAKTIVSVGNGSSYTGRPLHGILEIVPKEPFCRTGQEIELSVLYEEKPLASAEVKAVSKREGREIASSRTDGTGVARIPIDVEGECMFLVRHADGTKRVNEEFDETVFVNTLVLESR, via the coding sequence ATGCAAGAGAGAAATCTATCATTGATGATTCAGGGCCATGAGATATGGCTGGAGAGATCGAAGATCGAGAAGGATGATGTGGAGCTTTTCCTTGTCTACGGCCACAATATGCGCCAGGATGGCGTGGCCGATATCAGCAGGTTTTCGCCGTTTGTCTTTCGTCCTGACGGAAGCAGAGGAGAGGCCGTTTTATCAGCGGGCGATGATCGCCATTCAATGAGGTTCAAGGCAGAGAACGCCGGCCACTACACTGCTTTCGTGGACATGGGCACCACCGTCTGGTCTCAGACCAAAGATGGCTACAATCAGGGGCCAAAATTCCAGTTCAAGGATGTTATCTATGCTGGAGCTTACAATCAGATGGCCAAGACGATAGTCTCTGTGGGAAATGGCAGCAGTTACACAGGCCGGCCATTGCATGGAATTCTGGAGATAGTGCCCAAAGAGCCCTTCTGCCGCACCGGGCAGGAGATCGAGCTCTCCGTCCTGTACGAGGAGAAGCCACTGGCATCTGCTGAGGTCAAGGCCGTCTCCAAGAGGGAGGGACGGGAGATAGCATCCTCCAGAACGGACGGGACTGGTGTGGCAAGGATTCCCATCGATGTGGAGGGAGAATGCATGTTCTTGGTCAGGCATGCTGATGGGACGAAGAGGGTGAACGAGGAGTTCGACGAAACCGTATTTGTCAACACTCTCGTTCTGGAGTCCCGATGA
- a CDS encoding ABC transporter substrate-binding protein, which translates to MSKTIYALISLGLLLILSATAQEFTLDIFGNANEDGLIDEEDISYVQGILDGKNEKTDLSDANRDGKVDEADLDQIKKIIQGTESEIYYLDAFGNASRVKHPLERIVLVYDNTAEIIRILGAEERVVGVDSEGSSGAIGKYPTYFPQFIQTASIGNRNDCDVEAIMKLQPDAIIIGTKAGCPYLKEKLRGSGIDVVHLETWSKGTPSLFTIAYMLDEVDKALEYQEWKDGYLDMVVERVAAIPEDERVRVFVDRPGNTTVARGSGYSEAIELAGGINIAADLGDSLRVDGGISSKNTLPPVETEWVLKQNPDAIIGLSWNGGYEVDDESVLKERHDEIMGTAGFGKTDAGKNGRIYVTYFINTLGAGDHIGVLYFAKWLYPDLFRDLDPEQVHQEFIDRFQNVDYDLKKHGAFVYPPMS; encoded by the coding sequence GTGAGCAAAACGATCTACGCATTGATCTCATTGGGATTATTGCTGATCCTCTCCGCGACCGCCCAGGAGTTCACCCTGGATATCTTCGGCAATGCGAATGAGGACGGCCTGATCGATGAAGAGGACATAAGCTATGTGCAGGGCATCCTGGATGGCAAGAATGAAAAGACCGATCTCTCTGATGCCAACCGGGATGGAAAGGTGGATGAGGCAGATCTGGATCAGATCAAGAAGATCATCCAGGGGACTGAATCTGAGATATATTATCTCGATGCCTTTGGCAATGCCAGCCGGGTCAAGCATCCCTTGGAGAGGATCGTTCTGGTATATGACAATACGGCAGAGATCATCCGCATCCTGGGTGCAGAAGAGAGGGTGGTCGGGGTGGATTCTGAGGGGAGCTCCGGCGCCATTGGAAAGTACCCCACCTACTTCCCCCAGTTCATTCAGACTGCCTCCATCGGCAACAGAAACGATTGCGATGTGGAGGCGATCATGAAGCTCCAGCCGGATGCGATCATCATCGGCACAAAGGCCGGCTGCCCTTATCTCAAGGAGAAGCTCAGGGGCTCTGGCATAGATGTGGTCCATCTGGAGACCTGGAGCAAGGGGACGCCATCTCTTTTCACCATCGCCTATATGCTGGATGAGGTGGATAAGGCGCTGGAGTACCAGGAATGGAAGGACGGATATCTGGATATGGTTGTTGAGAGGGTAGCTGCTATTCCAGAGGACGAGAGGGTAAGGGTCTTCGTTGACCGGCCGGGCAACACCACAGTCGCCCGGGGAAGCGGCTACTCAGAGGCGATAGAGCTTGCTGGAGGGATAAACATTGCTGCAGACCTGGGGGATAGCCTCCGGGTGGATGGAGGCATCTCCTCAAAGAACACCCTGCCCCCAGTGGAGACCGAATGGGTGCTGAAGCAGAATCCGGATGCGATCATTGGACTGTCCTGGAATGGTGGCTATGAGGTGGATGATGAATCCGTCCTGAAGGAGCGCCATGATGAGATCATGGGAACAGCAGGATTTGGCAAGACCGATGCAGGAAAGAATGGCCGGATCTATGTGACCTATTTCATAAACACCCTGGGAGCAGGAGATCATATTGGCGTGCTGTACTTTGCCAAGTGGCTCTATCCCGATCTATTCCGGGACCTCGATCCAGAACAGGTGCATCAGGAATTCATCGATAGGTTCCAGAATGTGGACTACGACCTGAAAAAGCATGGAGCATTCGTTTATCCTCCAATGAGTTAA
- a CDS encoding ABC transporter ATP-binding protein, with product MVMLDIIDLKAHFPTPDGLVKAVDSVDLQIEDNERLGLIGETGSGKTVLGMSIIRLLPPSAIVEGRMIYKGRDLLRLTEEEMRRLRGKEIAMILQNPTTSLNPVLKIGDQIAEVISLHLGLGKREAKARAVQMLEAAMIPEAERRAEQYPHELSGGMKERVMIAMGLASHPSFVIADEPTKGLDARTKAEIISLIQDMTSGRSMLMITHDLAAAGEICDRIAVLYAGEILEEAGADKILSDPQHPYTQGFIRSLPSQGLHPISGSSPSLIDPPSGCRFHPRCPYVMEICKREHPQMIRLERGHSSRCYLCH from the coding sequence ATGGTTATGCTGGACATAATTGATCTTAAGGCTCATTTTCCCACCCCGGATGGATTGGTGAAGGCGGTGGATTCTGTAGATCTGCAAATAGAAGATAACGAGCGATTGGGGCTGATCGGCGAGACCGGTAGCGGAAAGACTGTGCTTGGCATGTCCATCATCCGCCTGCTGCCCCCCTCTGCCATAGTTGAGGGCAGGATGATCTACAAAGGGCGGGACCTCCTCCGCCTGACAGAGGAGGAGATGAGGAGATTGAGGGGAAAGGAGATCGCTATGATCCTGCAGAATCCCACCACCTCCCTCAATCCCGTCCTGAAGATAGGAGACCAGATCGCAGAGGTTATCAGCCTGCACCTGGGCCTGGGGAAAAGGGAGGCGAAAGCCAGAGCAGTGCAGATGCTGGAGGCGGCCATGATCCCGGAAGCGGAGAGGAGGGCTGAACAATACCCCCACGAGCTCTCTGGAGGGATGAAGGAGAGGGTAATGATCGCTATGGGGCTGGCCAGCCATCCCTCTTTTGTCATCGCCGATGAGCCCACCAAGGGGCTTGATGCCCGAACCAAGGCGGAGATCATCAGCCTGATCCAGGATATGACCTCAGGCCGGTCGATGCTCATGATAACCCATGATCTGGCCGCTGCCGGGGAGATATGCGACCGGATTGCGGTTTTATATGCCGGCGAGATTTTAGAGGAGGCGGGGGCAGATAAGATATTGAGCGATCCCCAGCACCCCTACACCCAGGGTTTCATCCGCTCGCTGCCAAGCCAGGGATTGCATCCCATATCCGGGTCCAGCCCCTCTCTCATCGATCCGCCCTCTGGCTGCAGATTCCACCCCCGCTGCCCCTATGTGATGGAGATCTGCAAGAGAGAGCATCCCCAGATGATCAGACTGGAAAGGGGGCATTCTTCGAGGTGTTACTTATGCCACTGA
- a CDS encoding dipeptide/oligopeptide/nickel ABC transporter ATP-binding protein, giving the protein MPLIEVRDLKKYYSSGLINKQYSRAVDGVSFHINRGETLGLVGESGCGKTTVGRLLLRLVEPTSGRITFDGTDIIGLKKGEMRKLRPRMQMIFQDPESSLNPRMRIGESISEPFRLKLRGGMSRGEMKKRVLELVDVVGLNPEHVNRFPHQLSGGQNQRVVLARILAIKPEFIVADEPTASLDVSVQAQILRLMMDLKSEFGLTMLFISHDMDVMRHMSDRIAVMEKGKIISTIDN; this is encoded by the coding sequence ATGCCACTGATAGAGGTGCGGGATCTGAAGAAGTACTATTCCTCCGGATTGATAAATAAGCAATACTCAAGAGCAGTAGATGGAGTCTCATTTCATATCAACCGGGGGGAAACCCTGGGACTGGTGGGAGAGAGCGGCTGCGGCAAGACCACTGTGGGAAGGCTGCTCCTGCGGCTGGTCGAGCCCACATCAGGCCGCATAACTTTTGATGGCACAGATATCATCGGGCTGAAGAAGGGTGAGATGAGAAAGCTCAGGCCCCGGATGCAGATGATCTTTCAGGATCCAGAGTCATCCCTCAATCCCAGGATGCGAATAGGGGAGAGCATCTCTGAGCCTTTCCGGCTGAAGCTGAGGGGAGGGATGAGCCGGGGGGAGATGAAAAAGAGGGTTTTAGAGCTCGTCGACGTGGTGGGCCTGAACCCGGAGCATGTCAACCGCTTCCCTCATCAGCTCAGCGGCGGACAGAACCAGAGGGTGGTCCTGGCCAGGATCCTGGCCATAAAGCCGGAGTTCATCGTTGCCGATGAGCCCACTGCCTCTCTTGATGTCTCTGTGCAGGCTCAGATCCTGCGGCTCATGATGGACCTCAAGAGCGAGTTCGGCCTGACGATGCTCTTCATATCCCATGATATGGACGTCATGAGACATATGAGCGACAGGATCGCTGTCATGGAAAAAGGAAAGATAATAAGCACAATCGACAATTAA